In Paenibacillus algicola, a genomic segment contains:
- a CDS encoding sugar phosphate isomerase/epimerase family protein produces MKFSVFTVSVPDLTPEELAAAAKEAGIHGIEWRFKGIPPEAKHEQPSFWKHNRCSMDPEGGQEDWLRFKRAAEEQQIQSLAVVPYLKCGDIESTRKVMQAAKLLGASFIRAGVPGYDRSTNYNTLFEQGVAYLAQVEELAAEYGVKALVETHQKTIAPSASLAHRLVSRFDSKHIGVLYDPGNMVHEGYENYRMGLELLGPYLAHVHVKNAWLVSEQAADGRTEWRPEWAPLAEGVASWPQVLADLKAVGYEGYFGVEDFSGVLGSKDMLQSFVRLMKEWAR; encoded by the coding sequence ATGAAGTTTTCAGTATTTACAGTATCCGTTCCAGATCTGACGCCGGAGGAGCTGGCCGCTGCGGCGAAGGAAGCTGGAATCCACGGTATAGAATGGAGATTCAAGGGCATTCCACCAGAGGCGAAGCATGAGCAGCCCTCTTTCTGGAAGCATAACCGGTGCTCCATGGACCCGGAGGGGGGGCAGGAGGACTGGCTCAGATTCAAGCGGGCCGCCGAGGAGCAGCAGATCCAATCCCTTGCCGTCGTTCCCTATTTAAAATGTGGTGACATAGAAAGCACACGCAAGGTCATGCAGGCAGCAAAGCTGCTTGGCGCTTCCTTCATCCGCGCCGGGGTGCCGGGATATGACCGAAGCACCAATTACAACACACTTTTTGAACAAGGCGTAGCGTATTTGGCTCAGGTCGAGGAGCTGGCTGCAGAATACGGGGTGAAGGCCCTCGTAGAGACGCACCAGAAGACGATTGCTCCGAGCGCATCGCTGGCACATCGTCTGGTTTCCCGGTTTGACTCCAAGCATATCGGCGTGCTGTACGATCCTGGCAACATGGTGCACGAGGGATATGAGAACTACCGAATGGGCCTGGAGCTGCTCGGCCCTTATCTTGCACATGTCCATGTCAAGAATGCATGGCTTGTGAGTGAGCAAGCAGCGGATGGCCGTACAGAATGGAGACCGGAATGGGCGCCGCTGGCGGAGGGCGTTGCGTCCTGGCCGCAGGTGCTTGCAGATCTGAAGGCGGTCGGCTATGAGGGATATTTTGGCGTAGAAGACTTTAGCGGTGTGCTCGGCTCGAAGGATATGCTGCAATCATTTGTTAGACTCATGAAAGAATGGGCGCGCTAA
- a CDS encoding CvfB family protein: protein MSLIAGTMTKLEVSREVSPYGFFLDGGDRDVLLHYSELTSEIKPGDTVEVFIFFDTEDRIAATMKKPYLTLGETALLMVADVHPRLGCFLEMGLGRQLLLPIRELPELKELHPQIGDHVYVMMEHDKQGRLRARLAGEQELAPLAFHAPDSWLNEWFNARVYKPLQMGTFVIIDGGVLGFGAIGMVHSSERTRLLRLGEEVKVRVSHIREDGRVNLSMVPRKEVGRTDDADRLLAFLKERPGGAMPYSDATPPDIIKQRFGISKSAFKRALGKLMKDGLITQKESWTYLATREDAPAGDDHNHDKR, encoded by the coding sequence ATGAGTTTGATTGCCGGAACAATGACTAAGCTCGAAGTATCCCGGGAGGTGTCACCGTACGGATTTTTTCTGGATGGCGGCGACCGGGATGTGCTGCTTCATTATTCGGAGCTGACGTCTGAAATCAAGCCGGGCGACACGGTGGAAGTGTTTATTTTCTTCGATACCGAGGACCGGATTGCAGCTACGATGAAAAAGCCTTATCTGACGCTCGGTGAAACCGCGCTGCTGATGGTGGCAGACGTGCATCCACGTCTGGGCTGCTTCCTCGAAATGGGGCTCGGAAGACAGCTGCTGCTGCCCATCCGTGAGCTGCCTGAGCTGAAGGAGCTGCATCCGCAGATCGGGGACCATGTGTATGTCATGATGGAGCACGACAAGCAGGGGCGTCTCAGAGCAAGGCTTGCCGGAGAACAGGAGCTGGCCCCGCTGGCGTTCCATGCGCCTGACTCCTGGCTGAACGAGTGGTTCAATGCCCGTGTGTACAAGCCGCTGCAAATGGGCACCTTCGTCATCATCGACGGAGGCGTGCTTGGCTTCGGGGCGATTGGCATGGTTCATTCCTCGGAGCGTACGCGATTGCTGCGTCTCGGAGAAGAGGTCAAGGTCCGTGTAAGCCATATCCGCGAGGACGGACGGGTCAACCTGTCGATGGTGCCGCGTAAGGAAGTGGGACGAACCGATGATGCGGATCGCCTTCTCGCTTTCCTGAAGGAGCGCCCGGGCGGCGCAATGCCTTACTCGGATGCTACTCCACCGGACATTATCAAGCAGCGCTTCGGCATCAGTAAATCCGCCTTCAAGCGTGCCCTGGGCAAGCTGATGAAGGACGGCCTGATTACGCAGAAGGAAAGCTGGACCTATCTTGCAACGCGGGAAGACGCCCCGGCCGGAGATGACCATAATCACGATAAGCGTTAG
- a CDS encoding class I SAM-dependent DNA methyltransferase, producing MLSYRKFAYVYDQLMEDMPYPQWLRFARTAWEKHGMPKSVAELGCGTGTITIPLVKSGFEVTGIDLSADMLSIARRKLEETPNGSRLYRDGSVRWVQQDMREWELPEPVDSVISFCDCLNYLLEKEDIQAAFARTYSGLKEGGTFLFDVHHPLTLIRYDEEQPFVLDEPDVSYIWTCELDAPRCEIEHHLSIFARDENDVTIYRRFEETHIQRGYDPEWMKVELTKAGFRDVKCYADFEWVEATEDARRLFYVAVK from the coding sequence ATGTTGTCATACCGCAAGTTTGCCTATGTCTATGATCAATTGATGGAGGATATGCCCTATCCGCAGTGGCTGCGATTCGCCAGGACAGCCTGGGAGAAGCATGGCATGCCGAAGAGCGTGGCAGAGCTGGGCTGCGGAACGGGCACCATTACGATCCCGCTTGTGAAATCCGGCTTTGAGGTGACCGGGATTGATCTGTCAGCAGACATGCTCTCGATCGCCCGGCGGAAGCTGGAGGAAACACCGAACGGAAGCCGGCTTTACCGGGACGGCAGTGTCCGCTGGGTTCAGCAGGATATGCGGGAGTGGGAGCTGCCGGAGCCGGTGGATTCCGTCATCTCCTTTTGCGATTGCTTGAACTACCTGCTGGAGAAAGAGGATATTCAGGCTGCGTTTGCCCGTACATACAGCGGATTAAAGGAGGGCGGAACATTTCTATTTGATGTTCACCACCCGCTGACCTTGATCCGGTACGATGAAGAGCAGCCCTTTGTGCTGGATGAGCCAGACGTATCCTACATCTGGACCTGTGAGCTCGACGCACCCCGGTGTGAGATTGAGCATCATCTATCGATTTTTGCAAGAGATGAGAATGACGTCACCATATACCGGCGCTTTGAGGAAACCCACATTCAGCGGGGGTACGACCCCGAATGGATGAAGGTGGAGCTGACGAAGGCCGGCTTCCGCGACGTGAAATGCTACGCGGATTTTGAATGGGTGGAAGCGACAGAAGACGCCCGAAGATTATTTTATGTCGCTGTAAAATAA